A genomic region of Antennarius striatus isolate MH-2024 chromosome 4, ASM4005453v1, whole genome shotgun sequence contains the following coding sequences:
- the fjx1 gene encoding four-jointed box protein 1, producing the protein MLLKPVRPPSVPNLQGGRAMKAFWANLFALLFLSALASVFYVWSALENSLERQKRGFSPPGGGSFHPGLPEDLSAKTFRVLLAVPAAQRPHLGSRLGVHNLTDQDVSVGNRDYHLNRDNKRSGQQGGPVKLGFPVEDGVFWSERMEELLPVGFKEEYSRAWQARARAERIVKLEPGCGRVSNQLATFADGTKACVRYGINADQVQGEALTYYLANLLGITNLPPLILSQVNTDSEQWSSVRARIGSLQWSDRAVVSLTEWVSNLTGVVTPAPLRQESSGLHPVLEELWNKTTSELLELMQWTDLIMFDYLTANFDRLVSNLFSLQWDSHVMERDTNNLLKTPRGDLVFIDNEAGLVHGFRVLNMWEKYHSTVLNSVCVFRKRTTQRVEELHSRRDSRKKLLELYRDSEPLSLELGFLSDEHAGVLQDRIDRLYKHILHCKGRYAQL; encoded by the coding sequence ATGTTATTGAAACCTGTTCGACCTCCGTCGGTCCCCAACCTGCAGGGTGGGCGCGCCATGAAGGCTTTTTGGGCAAACTTATTCGCTCTGCTTTTTCTGTCCGCCCTTGCAAGTGTTTTCTACGTTTGGAGCGCGCTGGAGAACAGTTTGGAGCGTCAGAAACGGGGGTTCTCACCACCGGGTGGAGGCTCTTTTCACCCAGGACTACCAGAGGACCTCTCTGCCAAAACTTTCCGGGTTTTGCTTGCTGTCCCAGCGGCACAAAGACCACACTTGGGGAGCAGGCTTGGTGTTCACAACCTTACTGATCAAGATGTCTCTGTAGGAAATCGTGATTACCATCTGAATAGGGATAACAAGAGGTCAGGGCAGCAGGGGGGTCCGGTCAAGTTGGGCTTCCCGGTGGAGGATGGGGTATTTTGGAGTGAACGGATGGAGGAGCTCCTGCCTGTGGGCTTCAAGGAGGAATATAGTCGGGCATGGCAGGCGAGAGCCAGGGCAGAGCGGATAGTGAAGCTGGAGCCAGGATGCGGCAGGGTCTCTAACCAGCTCGCTACTTTTGCAGATGGGACCAAAGCATGTGTGCGTTACGGAATAAACGCGGATCAGGTGCAAGGAGAAGCTCTGACATATTATCTTGCAAATTTGTTGGGCATCACAAACCTGCCTCCTCTAATATTGTCCCAAGTGAACACTGACAGCGAACAATGGTCGTCGGTGAGGGCACGGATAGGTAGTTTACAGTGGAGTGATCGGGCCGTGGTTTCTCTGACTGAGTGGGTCTCCAACCTGACGGGGGTGGTCACACCTGCGCCGCTCAGACAGGAGAGCAGTGGGCTGCATCCGGTGCTGGAGGAGCTGTGGAATAAGACAACGTCGGAGCTGCTTGAACTGATGCAGTGGACCGACCTCATCATGTTCGACTACCTGACGGCAAACTTCGACAGACTCGTCAGCAATCTGTTCAGCCTGCAGTGGGATTCTCACGTTATGGAGAGAGACACCAACAACCTGCTCAAAACACCCCGCGGTGACCTTGTGTTCATAGACAACGAGGCCGGACTGGTGCACGGGTTTCGGGTGTTGAACATGTGGGAGAAATATCACAGCACGGTGctgaactctgtgtgtgtgttcagaaaacGGACCACGCAGCGTGTGGAGGAGTTGCACAGCCGCAGAGACTCCAGGAAAAAGCTATTGGAGCTCTACAGAGACAGCGAGCCTTTGTCTCTGGAATTAGGATTTCTCTCAGACGAGCATGCTGGTGTTCTCCAGGACAGGATAGACAGattatacaaacacattttgcatTGCAAAGGGAGGTACGCCCAGCTGTGA